Proteins encoded within one genomic window of Sphingosinicella ginsenosidimutans:
- a CDS encoding M56 family metallopeptidase — MIAWLALNMGWASAAMLLVLALRQPAARLFGAGVAYALWLLPALRLIQPPLPAWHAAIPSVAAPETLVVFVEGTAAPLPPDGGPGQWVPILLAIWAGGAAVFLAWQCLSYRAFLARLASGARRIGAHRGLPIVASEGAEGPLALGFLNRHIVVPADFEARYTPAERVLALDHEAVHHRRGDLWWNLAALLVLALNWFNPIAWIAFRAFRADQELACDAAVMAGADAGARHAYASALVKSASRPGLIAACPLNHADQLKRRLRMMKQHRRGRARLIGGLGIAGLVAAVGLVTGASGAAQSQPAPPPPPPTPPHADGEGQHRERVIVRTVTRDGHDETTTERIADGADVPADARRRTERVIVVSPGTDGNRERASGEGGRTRIHTRVVTSHCEDSLQDPARGDESRRRIVVTCRAGQPGEAGASAMVTGCSDADRFEVNEGTDRDRYRFVLCSTGANESPARRAQTLQQVRDRLAGDAGDLTGERRTRVLAAIDREIARLRGN; from the coding sequence ATGATCGCCTGGCTCGCGCTCAACATGGGCTGGGCGAGCGCGGCGATGCTGCTCGTGCTGGCGCTGCGCCAGCCGGCGGCCCGGCTGTTCGGAGCTGGCGTCGCTTATGCGCTGTGGTTGCTTCCGGCGCTCCGGCTGATCCAGCCGCCGCTGCCGGCCTGGCACGCGGCCATTCCCTCCGTCGCTGCTCCCGAGACGCTGGTCGTCTTCGTCGAGGGGACGGCCGCGCCGCTGCCGCCGGACGGCGGACCCGGGCAGTGGGTGCCCATCCTGCTCGCGATCTGGGCCGGCGGCGCGGCCGTATTCCTGGCATGGCAGTGCCTTTCCTATCGCGCCTTCCTTGCCCGGCTTGCCTCTGGCGCCCGTCGGATCGGCGCGCATCGGGGGCTTCCGATCGTGGCGAGCGAGGGCGCCGAAGGGCCGCTGGCCCTGGGGTTCCTCAACCGGCATATCGTCGTCCCCGCCGATTTCGAGGCGCGCTATACGCCCGCCGAGCGGGTCCTCGCGCTCGACCATGAGGCGGTCCACCATCGGCGCGGCGATCTTTGGTGGAACCTCGCGGCGCTGCTCGTCCTCGCCCTCAACTGGTTCAATCCGATCGCCTGGATCGCCTTTCGCGCCTTCCGCGCCGACCAGGAGCTGGCCTGCGACGCGGCGGTGATGGCCGGGGCCGACGCCGGCGCCCGCCATGCCTATGCCAGCGCTCTCGTCAAATCCGCGAGCCGACCCGGCCTGATTGCAGCCTGCCCGCTCAATCATGCCGATCAACTGAAACGGAGATTGAGAATGATGAAGCAACATCGCCGCGGCCGCGCGCGCCTTATCGGCGGCCTCGGGATTGCCGGGCTCGTTGCCGCCGTCGGCCTTGTGACCGGCGCTTCCGGCGCGGCGCAATCGCAGCCCGCGCCGCCACCGCCGCCGCCCACGCCGCCGCACGCGGATGGCGAGGGCCAGCACCGCGAGCGCGTGATCGTCCGGACAGTGACCCGGGACGGCCATGATGAGACGACGACCGAGCGGATCGCGGACGGCGCCGACGTGCCGGCCGACGCCCGGCGCCGCACGGAGCGGGTCATCGTGGTCTCGCCGGGGACGGACGGGAATCGCGAGCGCGCCAGCGGGGAGGGAGGCCGCACGCGCATCCACACGCGCGTGGTGACGAGCCATTGCGAGGATTCGCTTCAGGATCCGGCGCGCGGCGACGAGTCTCGTCGCCGGATCGTCGTCACCTGCCGTGCCGGCCAGCCGGGCGAGGCGGGAGCGAGCGCGATGGTGACGGGCTGCAGCGACGCCGATCGCTTCGAGGTGAACGAAGGCACCGATCGCGACCGCTATCGCTTCGTCCTGTGCAGCACCGGGGCGAACGAAAGCCCCGCGCGGCGGGCGCAGACGCTTCAGCAGGTGCGCGACCGGCTTGCCGGCGATGCGGGCGACCTGACCGGCGAGCGCCGGACTCGCGTGCTTGCCGCCATCGACCGGGAAATCGCCCGCCTGCGGGGCAATTGA
- a CDS encoding BlaI/MecI/CopY family transcriptional regulator codes for MAERISSAEHEVMEVLWRDSPLSAAEVAERIGERRRWSIRTVKTMLARLLAKGVLAHEEDGRRYLYRPAIARDDYVAAESRRLLDRLFDGRVTPLVAHLAERDRLSEADIAEIEALLQALKQ; via the coding sequence ATGGCGGAGCGTATCTCGTCCGCGGAGCATGAGGTGATGGAGGTGCTATGGCGCGATTCGCCATTGAGCGCCGCCGAGGTCGCCGAGCGGATCGGCGAGCGCCGTCGCTGGAGCATCCGCACAGTCAAGACGATGCTGGCCCGGCTCCTCGCCAAGGGTGTCCTCGCGCATGAGGAGGACGGGCGCCGCTACCTCTATCGCCCCGCGATCGCGCGCGACGACTATGTCGCGGCCGAATCGCGCCGGCTGCTCGACCGCCTGTTCGATGGCCGGGTGACGCCGCTGGTCGCCCACCTCGCCGAGCGCGACCGTCTGAGCGAGGCCGACATCGCCGAGATCGAGGCACTTCTCCAGGCGCTCAAACAATGA
- the grxD gene encoding Grx4 family monothiol glutaredoxin yields MSDVNARIEDIVKKNDIVLFMKGTALFPQCGFSSRAVAILDHLGAPFETVDVLQDAEIRQGIKDYSDWPTIPQLYVKGEFVGGSDIMMEMFEAGELQQLLADKQIVGA; encoded by the coding sequence ATGAGCGACGTCAACGCCCGCATCGAAGACATTGTAAAGAAAAACGACATCGTCCTGTTCATGAAGGGCACCGCGCTGTTTCCACAGTGCGGCTTTTCGAGCCGCGCGGTCGCGATCCTCGACCATCTCGGCGCGCCGTTCGAGACAGTCGACGTGCTCCAGGACGCCGAGATCCGCCAGGGGATCAAGGACTATTCGGACTGGCCGACCATCCCGCAGCTCTATGTGAAGGGCGAGTTCGTCGGCGGCAGCGACATCATGATGGAGATGTTCGAGGCCGGCGAGCTCCAGCAGCTCCTTGCCGACAAGCAGATCGTCGGCGCCTGA
- a CDS encoding BolA family protein, producing the protein MAMAADEIETLIRAGIPDARVEIVDLAGDGDHYEARVVAESFRGMPRVRQHQLVYAALGGRMGNELHALKLSTATPE; encoded by the coding sequence ATGGCCATGGCCGCCGACGAGATCGAGACCCTGATCCGTGCCGGAATTCCCGACGCGCGGGTCGAGATCGTCGATCTCGCAGGCGACGGCGACCATTATGAAGCGCGGGTGGTCGCCGAAAGCTTCCGGGGGATGCCGCGAGTGAGGCAGCACCAGCTTGTCTATGCAGCGCTGGGCGGTCGGATGGGCAACGAGCTCCATGCGCTGAAGCTCAGCACCGCCACCCCCGAATGA
- a CDS encoding DUF1476 domain-containing protein, with protein sequence MTTFDDREKAFEAQYARDQEMQFKIVARRNRLLGHWAAKKMALTEAEAEAYARDVIRADFETAGDDDVIRKLLGDLTSAGVDIDEAAIREALAHKTVEARRHFIEAQ encoded by the coding sequence ATGACCACGTTCGACGACCGCGAGAAAGCCTTTGAGGCGCAATATGCCCGCGATCAGGAGATGCAGTTCAAGATTGTCGCGCGCCGCAACCGGCTGCTCGGCCACTGGGCCGCGAAGAAGATGGCGCTGACCGAGGCGGAGGCCGAAGCCTATGCCCGCGACGTCATCCGCGCCGATTTCGAGACGGCGGGCGATGACGACGTGATTCGCAAGCTGCTCGGCGATCTGACCTCGGCCGGGGTCGATATCGACGAAGCCGCGATCCGCGAGGCGCTGGCGCACAAGACCGTCGAGGCCCGTCGCCACTTCATCGAGGCGCAGTGA